The following nucleotide sequence is from Aedes aegypti strain LVP_AGWG chromosome 3, AaegL5.0 Primary Assembly, whole genome shotgun sequence.
TCGAACTCAACTGGAATCCGTTGAAGAGCTGCGTTGCGATGAAGTACATGTCGTTGGCACACGATAGCAATATGAGGTGGCCAAATTGCTCATCCAGAAATGCCACCAGCTGAGATACGGCTACGTAATCCGTCCGAATCTCCCGCCAGAACGTAGTCGGATAGTGCGTACCTTCGACACTTACCAACCGTTGGTAGATTTGAGTGTACCTGAATTGGGCAGCATAGCTAAACGAGATTATGAACAGGTCCAAATACGTCCACGTGTATCTTAGGCAACGATTTATCCACTCCACAAACAGGATGGATCCAATATTGACCGGGACGTATTGGAACACCTGAGGATGATCCCGAATGTAGAAGTTCTCCCAGAAGCTAATCTCAGTTCGATTGCAATAGTCCATTTGTACATAGTTATCCTGATAGGCGGAATAGAAATTCAAGAAATCCTCAAAAAATGCCAGAACCATTATGCCCGCAATGACCATTCTGATTCTCCAAGCAAGATTGAAGCGCGTCACTCTCTCCGTCAGCTTTGTGTAAGCGTCTTTGAGCATTAACCGTTCGCAGTTGGCGAATTCTTTCAACACCTTCTGCCAatggatggcaatcagcagaaATAGCACAGTTATAATATAGTTGAACATCAGGTAGAACATATCGGCAAAGGAGCTAACATTCAGACCCCTCAAGATGAATCGTCGGCAAGCCAATATGCTGTAGAATCCCGCTGCTATCAAGTAAATCGCCGTATACGCAAACCGCACACTCAACAGCTTGAATCTCGTGTTTCGTGGGTTACGACTGAAGATTTCCACCACCGGCATCAGTGTAAAGCATTGCCCTACGAATAAAACTGTGGAATTTTACAGTTATAGTGCAGATTTGCTTCTCCGGAGGAAAGCGTATATTAC
It contains:
- the LOC5563607 gene encoding gustatory receptor for sugar taste 64b: MSLSVDMKLLTLTSRRAATAVAIANESFFPNFHLPQWSKWLGRLKGKSTFDGSFHQAVAPVLFVGQCFTLMPVVEIFSRNPRNTRFKLLSVRFAYTAIYLIAAGFYSILACRRFILRGLNVSSFADMFYLMFNYIITVLFLLIAIHWQKVLKEFANCERLMLKDAYTKLTERVTRFNLAWRIRMVIAGIMVLAFFEDFLNFYSAYQDNYVQMDYCNRTEISFWENFYIRDHPQVFQYVPVNIGSILFVEWINRCLRYTWTYLDLFIISFSYAAQFRYTQIYQRLVSVEGTHYPTTFWREIRTDYVAVSQLVAFLDEQFGHLILLSCANDMYFIATQLFNGFQRRPAFMTMVYFWYSLALLIFRTLCMLYIGSGVHVASMSPLNILRNVPSKYWGLDLQRLTDDVASGENTLSGKKFFYLKRQIILAMAGTLVTYELVLMDQVKQAPDPTTDCSFY